The Humulus lupulus chromosome 3, drHumLupu1.1, whole genome shotgun sequence genome window below encodes:
- the LOC133824480 gene encoding transcription factor bHLH157-like yields the protein MGEAENSSVLRRTLKSLCVSNGWSYGVFWCFDQRNPMLLSLEDAYFEDPVGAVIENMLLKVHVLGEGIIGQTALNGKYQWIQANGPSGEWNSFRSTKNKHTFQVFLLSFSVFRVEITYIC from the exons ATGGGCGAAGCTGAGAATAGTTCAGTGCTTAGAAGAACACTCAAGAGTCTTTGTGTTAGTAATGGTTGGTCTTATGGCGTTTTCTGGTGTTTCGACCAAAGAAATCCCAT GCTGTTGTCTCTTGAAGATGCCTACTTTGAGGACCCAGTTGGAGCTGTCATTGAAAATATGCTATTAAAAGTCCATGTGCTTGGAGAAGG AATTATTGGTCAAACTGCTTTAAATGGGAAGTACCAATGGATTCAAGCTAATGGGCCAAGTGGGGAATGGAATTCTTTCAGATCTACTAAAAATAAACACACATTTCAggtatttcttctttctttttcagttttTAGAGTTGAAATCACATACATATGTTGA